The genomic interval CAAATTGCACCTGATATATCAACTCACTTTGGTCAAATAGAAAAACATCTTTTTCGATGCACGTCGTGATGCGTCTGTCAAAATGATTTTAACATATCGGGAAGAGATTGATATTTTAACGTAAAAAAGGTTTCGGGAACAGTTTTGTGCGTAACTGGACAGATTCCATAGAAATCTTCATCCATCATCAAGTGTGTATGCCGAATCAAGCAAAATCAAAGCATCAATCTCCAATAGCACTCATAACACGCCCACCGATATAATCAACGACAGTAATCTAAACTTACACCTTAGCACAGTTTtacaagcaataaaaaatcttaaacAGTCATATAATCCCGGTCCAGATGGCATTCCAGCAGCAGTATACAAGAAATGCAATAATGTACTTGGTTCTCTCCTATTAAAACTGTACCGTATATCCATTAACTCATGTTCATTTCCGGACACATGGAAATTAGCTCATATTACTCCTATCCCTAAGAAAGGTAATCGTGAAAATGCTACCAATTATCGTGGAATCAGCATCCTCTGTGCAAGCtccaaaatatttgaatcTATAGTTCACTCACATATCCTCTTTATTGCAAGAAACTGCATTATACCTCAGCAACACGGTTTCTTTCCTAAACGTTCTACCTGACAAACCTTATTTCCTTGACTTCCGTTATCACTTCTAGTTTAGACAGCGGTTCTCAGGTTGATATCGTTTATACTGACTTTAAAGCAGCCTTTGACCGTATTCCTCACCCTATCCTTCTTGCGAAACTATCCAAAATGGGTTTCATTGACTCACACATTCGTTGGCTTGATTCGTTTCTCAGCAATCGCTCTTTTCGTGTTAAACTAAACTCCTGCTTTTCCAAATCCTTTCATCCAAATCGGGAGTGCCTCAAGGTAGCGTGTTGAGTCCTTtattgttcgttttatttataaatgatGTTATCTCTGCCATTCCAcacgattgttttctttgttatgcAGATGACTTAAAGATTTTTAAATCTATATCGTCTGTTGATGACTGCGCATCGCTCCAAAACACCCTCAACCGATTTGCATCATGGTGCTCATCGAACCAGCTAGTTCTATGCCCCGAAAAATGTCATGTCATGACCTTCAGTCGTTCACGTTGTCCCGTTACGTTTGCTTATAACTTCGAGGGTATAGCAATAAATCGTGTACTCTCGATAAAAGATCTTGGTGTAACTTTCGATAGCAGGTTATCATTCCTCGATCACATTGATGTTACCGTTAAAAAGGCTCGTAAAACAATCGGTATGATAAAACGTTTTTCAATCCGCATAACCGACCCTCTGTGTTTAAAAGCGTTATATTGTTCGTTAGTAAGACCGATTTTGGAatactgtgttgttgttggtgcccCAGCTCATTTACATCGATTGACCGCATAGAAAGAGTGCAGAGATCATTTACTCGGTATATGGTGAGCAAAATGCCCGGATACACGTCAGACACCCTACCGGACTATGAGCAAAGATGTCATCTGTTGGGTCTGGACTCATTAGCAAAACGCCGTCACATTTCCCAAATAATGTTTGTTGCTTCGCTCATATCTAATGCTGTGGATTCACAAATCATTCTTTCATCCCTGCATTTCTATGTTCCAACTCGTTTCTTACGCCCTCGTGCTCCTTTATTTATTCCAAATCGACGCACTTCAGTTGGTTTAAATGATCCTTTATTACGTGCTGTGAGATTGTTTAATTCCTGCGCACACCTGTTTGACCATCACCTCTCCTTACCATCCTTCCGATCCATCCTCCGAGCAAAATATTAATAAGTTTAGTTAATAGGTTTGTTGTTAAGAATTAATTTCAGACAGAagttatgtaaataaataaataaaaaaaaatcatggcTACCAAAATTGGAGCTAAGAACTCACCTGTAGTCTATCTAGGCACCTTGGTGCCAGCTCCGATTTTGGTAGCCATGATGAATGGAGATTTCTATGGAGATTATTGTTGCTATGGGCGTTATTGTTACTAATAACTTTGTATGATGTTGGATATTTTCGGAAATGTGGACGGAAACCAAGATTTATCATAGTACACTAAACGGACCTACCTGTAGTAATTTAAAAACCTTACTTGGCAcgtttttgaaatgaaaattgaaatgacAATTTTCTTAATAGGCCTTGccttgcatttttgtgtgttttttttcaagatGCGGGTTTTTGGGACtgtataattattttattaaaattcaatcGCGTACTTTGATGGTTTTATACGAGGTATATTTCAGGCTGTGCTTCAATTAGAATGAAATTAACACATATCAAAAACTGCCAATAGCGCAACCAAATTAATATGTAGTGCAGGGTTTATTCTTAGTTTAGTGCAAACCAAATtcgttaaataaaaatagaagatCTATATGAAAAATGCCATTTCAAGGTGAACAGCCAATACCTGCGTCCATAGAAGCGCTAGGATATCGATGGATAAAGCGAATAAGTGAAGGGGCATTTTCTAAGGTACGGTGTCTCGGTTACACCAAAGTACTTCAATATAACTTACAATTGTATGCTTTTAGGTACATCTTATTGAATATCACAACCGAGCAAACAATTGTTTCGAAACGTTGGCTTGTAAACTGATTGATACAAATAAATGTAGTGAAAAGTTTCGAAAACGATTTCTCCCAAGGGAATTAACGATACTGCTCCATATCCGTCATCCATACatcatccgcataaatgcGATTATCAAGTGTCGCAACAAAATTTGCATCTTCATGCGCTACGCCGAAATGGGTGACATGTTATCTTTCGTGATTGATCACGGACCACTAAGAGAGACCCAGACACGCATCTGGTGTCGACAACTTGCTTGGCAGTTCAATATCTACACGAATCAGGCATTGCCCACAGGGATCTGAAATGCGAAAACATTCTATTGTCAGCAAATTTGAACGTAAAACTGAGTGATTTTGGATTTGCTCGGTATGTTACAGAAAAAAACCGACAACCGCAATTAAGTACAACGTTTTGCGGCTCGTTCGACTATTCAGCGCCTGAGTTACTGAAAGGAAAGCCTTACAATCCGAAAGCATCAGATCTATGGGCATTAGGAGTTGTATTGTACATGCTGCTTAACAAATCCGTACCGTTCAAGGGCAAAACTCGGCAAGTGTACGAACAACAAATGGCCCGTGCTTGGAAGTTCCGTTCGCGTGTAAAAAACGCATTGTCGTCGGAAGTAAAAACACTGGTGCGAAGTTTACTCGAACCCAATCCTTTGATTCGATGGACTGTCGAGGAAGTGCTGGTTTGTGATTGGTTGATTCAAGATCGTCGTTTGAGATCGTTGAACGCTGAAGAGTTTTCCGCCCTAGCAGAAGCAAGAATTTTTGCAAGGTCTTCCGCTGATATTGAAAGTGTTAAAGAAAAACTTCGTTTGATAGAGCACGCCGACCAATCAGTCACAGTGATAAAATCAACTGGATCAAATTTAGACGCTCGAAATCATTCTGATTCGTTATTGTCTATACAAACTTCAGTACAAACTAAAACATCAGGCTCCAGAATAAAGGGTAGTAAATGAATGTTGAATGGAATCACGTAGACAATTGTTTACACTATATGCAATCCCATGACTGTAAGGGCTCAGAAACCtaatatagcaaaaaaaacaatcccaaTGTTGCTATGCCCGTAGTGTTAAATCTtttaccgcgcggctacacGAGGTGAAATGTGCAGCGAAACGagctatttgacaggtgaaatatctgacagataCAGCTAAGGATTGGGGGAGATATAACATCACTGGCGGAAATTCACTTCAAAGGAATATCTTCTTCAGTAAAACATTCTCTAATTGGAAGTTTTTTAATCGATAAATCGCGATTTCTTACATGCTATGTATACGttaccgtagcaatagacgatgcgcaatctctgattgcgcatatatatatatatatatatatatatatatatatatattatatatatatatatatatatatatatatatatatatatatatctgtcaacgggtcggtttgatatattatctgtcaaaaaaaaattatatatctcggacatatacagggtttacctagccaatccggcatcgtcaaagcgttatcggtcgccgcaaatactttttcgggcgacgtaaaccctcaattgggcactgtcatttctattcgagccttgtgaagtatgaatcgaGCAAAGTACAGAATGAAAGCGTCCTACTCTTGAAGGTGTTAAATCGGTCGCTCGGTTGTGTTTGATCCATcaagttgtttaaaaatacgtattttgcttgttatttaacttattatgtattattttaaaatgtttaccgaattaaataatcaaacatattatttattttaaaaaatatcaaaccaaATTGCATTGTACgggtttgaataaaaaaaattaaaaaatgaatttgaataattttttatgtaatttaacTTAAAAATAGTGATATCAGTTAAACTACTCGcaaaaaagtattgttttatagctagaaagcaacaaaatataaaGTAGGCCCAATTCATTCTGTACTttgcccgattcatacttcacaaggctcgaatagaaatgacagtgcccaattgagggtttatgtcgcccgaaaaagtatttacgacgaccgataacgctttgacgacgCCCGATTGGCTTGGTAAATCCTGTAATCTTGAAAAATTTATgtgcaatcttggcgcaatctgaaattgtatggaaatgacgtttatagctcagggttggctacgcgaaatgacatatattttgataaaacgaatatatgcgcaatctgaaattgcgcatcgtgtattaatacggttatGTGTATACATagcacatcagctggttgctgtgatgcgttATCTGACATACACTCTTTAAAAAATTACCGAATCTTGGATAATTTTTACCGGGATCTGCACAACTGAGATCTCAGCAAAGATATCGGTTAAAAATCTGTTGCCGAAATCacggtaaaaaaatgaaaattacattttcttttgATGTTTGCATTTAATCGAGATTTTTTATTACAGCAAACGGAGATTTCGGCtttgtataattttttttttatttcaatgattTTATTGCACGTTAAATACGTTAAATAATGCACGTTTAAATAGGTAACAAAGAaagaataatatttatttggaTAATAGCTATAGCAGCCTGAGCCCATGATGATGACCAGTGTACAAAGTTCTGCAGCATGATACCACCATCGTACGCCTTACTGAAGTAGGGCGGCAGGAACCCTACCTTTAAGAGCGTTGAGGTGTGATAGGAAGCGTAGGGACGGGAGCCGGTACAACCACCGGACCACAGCGTCTGGATGTGGTACAGTACAGAAAGATGAGCCGGGCATGGAACGGGCACCGGTACAGGCACGGTACTGTAAGGCGGGTAGAGTGAAACAAGTCTGAGTGAACCCCGATTAGATATCACGTGGTCGAGTGTTTGAAtacttcccaaatagccagctcgtactttatagctgatttgaggctgtttaacgaaaaatcgttccgatgtcgaactttgtggctgattaagagatagacggtactttgcggaaatATGGAGCTTTTAAACAGGTACATGGTACTCTCAGGAACCTTGTAGCTGATTAGCCTGATGTGTATGGTTCAcaatggaacttgaaggcttgttaagaaagcgtaccgaacttggtggaactttatagcttttcaatgcatgacatcggtacgaggtgGCCCTTGTCAAAGCGTCAAAGACTGgtgccgtcaatcatctcgttGCTACTGCCCAAGCTATACATATATACAATATATATGTACAGTGAAGAGCCGTTTTTTCCGGGAAAATCGGGATCCGACCTCGCCCGGATACTCAAATCACATGAAAGACGTTTTGTCAAAGTCAaagttttgaaaacaaattcctatttttttctgaatttGTATTCTGTTTTGGTAAAACCTAGTCAGTTTTTATGAACTTCATGGTCCCAAAGAGCGATTTGGGGTTCCCATGAATTAGAGCGATTTTCGTTATGACAATAAGCTCTTacgaccgttttttttttcttcaaatattcttcTCAGCACTCAATGTCatctttgtttttaaattcagCATTTTTTCAGAACGGATAAACGAAGAGTCTAATGAAAAGTACGCGGATAATCGGCGCTCCACTGCACGAGATTTGTTTTATAGATTAATAATAGTTAtctattttttcaataatttaattatttccaTGTAAATACATCATTGTACCATAATTCTAGTTTAGTCTTCAAAATTATGTTCTGTACCACattatttgtttaataaaCGTCAATGATATGGACATATAAAAAGTAATGTGTAACCAGACACCTATATTTACAACTTATAATACTTAATCGTCAGCTAATACTAATTGGGTAAAACTAGGATTACTGGGCCAGCTAGtgagttttaaaataataattattatcaattttttATATCAATAGTTTAAAACAATCTTCGCATGTAATGATTCTTTAGAAAAtacaaatcaaaatatttaaaataagaaGGCCATAAGAACCTTATTAATTTGTGAATAACGGCTCAAAACTGAATCGATCAAACAAAATCTACACAAAAACCTCAACAAAGATTTTTAGCATAATCGAAATGTTTGCTCTTGGTACATACATAATTCAGGAATGTAATCCTATCGTGTTGTTTTCCTCCTACAACCCACTTCACCATCGGTTTGCTCTTCAACCGCTACAACGGGGATCGTTAGATCCAAAATTAGTCGATCTTAATACTGTATTTAATAATGTCCTGGGCATCAACATCTAAACGGGGGCCTGAAAGTTCAATTTTCAAACTGTTAATTAAATATTGTTGTTGTCCAAAGGATACTAGCAAATTCTACAGTAGAAAGAACAATTACCCAATACTGAGCTTTACACTGAATGGATCCTAGAAGTCTTTcgcaacacacaaaatgaactttaatgGATGGAAATCTTTGATAACTTCATATTCATTCTGAAAGGATAATCTGCTATCTAAATGAACGCCTAAGTCGCGGATCACATTAATACGAGGCACGAGTTATCATCAATTTGTACACATCAATTTGATACACCATAAACCGTTGTGTCAATGACCAAATTTACACCTCATCTCTACgacggcatacccgggtatcccatacattttgtatgggggATTAAACTTTTTTGTGCTAAAACTTTAATAGCTTCTGTTCTAATCGTagtttttgaatgaaatttgaCATCGTGTTATTggtagaatttaaaaaattcatttaataattttatatatAACCTAAAACTAATGATTACCCGTTTTGATACAATAACAAGTCAATAATGCTGCATATATTATGGCATTATTGTTATGGCAttaatcatattttattttcaacttttTAACGTGTAGTTCAAACGCAGGAAATATccttaaattaaattaaattaattattaatatatAAGCTTAATTtacattcaacaaaaaaagagtaagaaaattaattttgatttgatttcagTCTCCACAATGATCACACTTTGTTATAATTTTGGAGTGATGGGCACAAACTGGTTTCttacattcatttttttttattttttgtttattttgtttatttgtaaatgttaagtgattggccataattggccttatcactgatcttataaactaaacttataataacataaagcatcacggtacaatgtaacatcagcacaaaataaataacaaagagtatcacaacaagaaaaacaggttcaCCTAGGGAATTCCAGTCGAAAGAGTCATAGGGCGCATTAAATCGGATAGCCATCGCAGTCgaaggttcattatcgctatatgcacgtctagtatggtcaactcttagtagcctaaagtttcttaaaatacgagcaggtacgttgaaattaactctagctaaaaggtccggtgaatctatctctcctaggatgattttcttcatgaacaatatttgcgccgtttcgcgacgagtagcgatagattcgagtccaaaaattaaacaccgggcatgataactaggtctcgctgctacgttacgccagggtgtgaaccgtaagaccaaacgggtgaattttttctgcactgactcaatcttattcgaccataacgacgacgatgggcaccaaactactgaggagtattctaagatggatctgactagtgatttgtagagtgcgacaagacaatgtgggtcggagaattctctcgactgcctgcgtataaatcctagcattctgttcgctctatcaataatttcgttatggtgcacatgaaagtcaagtttacggtcaagagTAACTCCcaagtcttttactgcactgtgtcgttgtaattgtgtaccggagatgcagtagttaaacactattggacaattagaacggtgaaacatggacaaacatttatcaacagaaatttgtaggtcgttgttcagacaccagtcggaaaaagagtcgatcgatgcttgcaggacaagacaatcaccaaaacacctcacaggaaaaaaaagtctaagatcgtccgcatacaataaacattcagattcccttactacagtagcaacgtcattgaaaaatagagaaaacagcaagggtccaaggttactaccctgtggcacgcctgaacaactcacgaattccctagatgtcatacaATCAACTTTGacgcgatatcgacgattggtgaggtaagattcgaaccactccactaaaggggtagagaatccaagacgagcaagcttcgccaacaacaagcgatgattcacccgatcaaaggcagccttaaggtcggtatagatgacatccatctgggctcccgaagcgaatgcagcatggcagtgagatacaaactccaccaattggtggtcacactgcggcgagggaagaaccgtgttggcgtgttgatatcagcgagcggcaacagttcaagagcgagttctggacgacaacttcaaaaaccttagcacctgcaggcaaagtagTAATGCCTCGGTAGTTTTCTACCATCTAGTTTTCTAGTTTTttgtaggatggtttgacctgcttgagcgcctttagcacagagtctctggagatgtttatgtcacgcacattaacatcgacagcatcggagggcacgttgttgagagcagcttccaatgagaagccaggagcttcagtggcaaacgaactcatgaaacgatcggcaaataaattgcaggtttcctcttggtacacgaagttgttccattaaaggAACTATAGCTGGCAGGgagctgtttttccgttttgtgtcgacatacctccaaaattttttcggttttcttcttaagctgaactgtatacggatcaaaaaacgagagtgaagttgtctattatagcttcgatatacattgtgtgcagcgatgaaccgcaatctcgattgttgtgttccactgttttgATAAAACCGATAGCAGGAAGATATGTTTCGTTTTAAGCGGCGTAATTGAGCATTACTCCACGGTGGACCCTGTCGTGGACGTTTTATAGGGCAACAGGCAGATAAATGTTCCGTAAATTTCGATTGAACATATCGAGTGCATGGTTTACGTCCGGATTTCCATCAAGAATGACCAGTCAGAAGATTGcagtagatcatttagaatcGAAAAGTTAGTGCGACTGTAGTCGAGCATGCCTGATTCTTGATGTGATGTTGTATGATGTTCTGCTTTGGCTAAGCCGTTCGGCAGGCACAGCTCTATAGGCGGATGATAGCAATCAATAGCAACTATAGGGAAGGGTGTTATTGTCGGTGGAGAGCATTGTTGCAGGATATCGTCGCAtacaaagatcaaatcgagGTAGTTCATCACAAACTTTTTTAGTAGACCCTTTTTTAACacaaaggaaaaaataacCCAGTGTGTTTAACCCTACCACTAGCGTCCCGTTTAATT from Anopheles merus strain MAF unplaced genomic scaffold, AmerM5.1 LNR4000634, whole genome shotgun sequence carries:
- the LOC121602802 gene encoding testis-specific serine/threonine-protein kinase 3-like → MPFQGEQPIPASIEALGYRWIKRISEGAFSKVHLIEYHNRANNCFETLACKLIDTNKCSEKFRKRFLPRELTILLHIRHPYIIRINAIIKCRNKICIFMRYAEMGDMLSFVIDHGPLRETQTRIWCRQLAWQFNIYTNQALPTGI